In Flavobacterium enshiense, the genomic stretch TTTTCTTACCGGTTTTATCGAATTTGAAAACATAATAACCTCCTGGTTGATTGTAATCGTTCAATTCTTTTGCTTTTTTTCCAAGTAGTCCGAAAACATATACATCACCCGTTTCTGAATCGACTGTGAAGTTATTAATCCCTAAATCGTTGGAAAAAACCTGAAGTGTTTTATCAAACTTTCCGTCTTTAAATTTTGATAGTCCAACGTTGGAATAAATATGAAAGAAGTTGTTTAAAGTTACCGTGTAACTAAGCTCATTTATTTTTTTTCCTTCAAAATCATAGATAGTTCGGTATATGGTTGTAGTTTTATAATCCTTACTGATTGACTTTGTTACGATTTCAAAAGTTTCGTTGTTAAGCGGTCGTACATAAAAACCTAAGTCTTCAGTTGGTTTGATAAGGTCTTTACCCTTCAGCCTTTCAATATCTGGTTTTTCCAGTTTTATCCTTTTGTGCTTCTTTTTTGTCGTAATTTCGGTTAGTTCAAGATAGATATCGTTTTTCTCAATGTCTATTTTTTCCTTTCCTTTTTCGTTTGATAAACCAATTTCGTATAAATCGTTAAAATCGTACTCCATTACATCAATGCGATTGAATCTTGTTTTCTCGGAAGTGCTGATTTTTGAAAGGAATTTTTTATCTACAAAATACTTATAGGTATTACCTTGATAACTCATTGGACTATAGTCAACTGCTGAAAAAATGTTTCCTGATTCGGAAAATTTCACATTCATCAGTTCAGCATTTGAAACTAATTCTTCCTTATTTCCATTACTGTCATAGGTGTGTAAAGAAGTAATCATTCGGTTAGTTGAAAGCGCGACATGTTTTCCTTTTTCTATAACAAACTTGTTTTTAGAATATAAAAAATCATAAGATAAAGGAACATTATCTTTTTCGAATTTATCTTCAATTATAGTTGTTTGTGCGCTCAAGCCCAAACCCGTCAACAAACTAAAAATAAGAATATTTTTTTTCATCAAAAAATAGATTAAGGTTAGTAATAAAATAAAAACAGACAAGTATATGTAAATATATTTGTCTGCTCTTTATTTTTATTAAAAAAATTGTTACAAATTAAACAACAGCTGTCCGGTAAGAATACCGATATGTCCTTTAAAATCTCCGTTGGTTTTTAATTCGAGTTCCTCTTTATTATTCAGGTTGTTCAGGATGTTGTTCATCCCGTATTGGTAATTAACCAAAGCACGAACGCGTCGGTTACCTGCAGAAAAACCGATATAAAGGTTACCGTTTATTTTGGTAATGTCTGTTATGTCCTTTGCAGTCAGAAGAATATTGTCTTCTAAAAGATTGTGTTCGTATTTACCGTCAAATTTCAGTTTGTCGTTTATCTGAAGTACCGGACCTAAATCCAATGAAACATGGTCTTTTACTATGTTATAACTTAGCAATAAACGAATTTGAACAGCCATCAGTTTGTATTCT encodes the following:
- a CDS encoding PorT family protein gives rise to the protein MKKLHIILFLLAALQGFAQYGYRDGNRIGIYAGVNQSSLMTSNFNTQPEMGWSAGMQVRGNYYNDFSMIYGMQFSENNFTVATLSPLMQKENVEYKLMAVQIRLLLSYNIVKDHVSLDLGPVLQINDKLKFDGKYEHNLLEDNILLTAKDITDITKINGNLYIGFSAGNRRVRALVNYQYGMNNILNNLNNKEELELKTNGDFKGHIGILTGQLLFNL